Proteins from a genomic interval of Blastocatellia bacterium:
- the rpsS gene encoding 30S ribosomal protein S19, translating into MARSLKKGPFIDDHLLKKVIGAQETGDRKVIKTWSRRSTVIPQMVGLTIAVHNGKKFIPVYVTENMVGHKLGEFAPTRTFKGHPEKSEKAVKKA; encoded by the coding sequence ATGGCACGATCATTAAAAAAAGGCCCATTCATTGACGATCACTTGCTCAAGAAAGTCATCGGAGCGCAGGAGACGGGTGACCGGAAGGTCATCAAGACGTGGTCCCGGCGCTCGACGGTGATTCCTCAAATGGTTGGCTTGACCATCGCCGTGCATAACGGTAAGAAGTTCATCCCCGTCTACGTGACGGAGAACATGGTCGGACACAAACTAGGGGAGTTTGCGCCGACGCGCACATTTAAGGGGCATCCTGAAAAGAGTGAGAAGGCGGTTAAAAAGGCGTGA